In a single window of the Phocoena sinus isolate mPhoSin1 chromosome 7, mPhoSin1.pri, whole genome shotgun sequence genome:
- the ZNF804A gene encoding zinc finger protein 804A: MECYYIVISSTHLSNGHFRNIKGVFRGPLSKNGNKTLDYAEKENSIAKALEDLKANFYCELCDKQYYKHQEFDNHINSYGHAHKQRLKELKQREFARNVASKSRKDERKQEKALQRLHKLAELRKETVCAPGSGPMFKSTTVTVRENCNEISQRVVVDSVNNQEDFKCTLIHSQENAKGVTTVATDPESVKSYTAKKSQLGDQAQGIHRHKIGFSFAFPKKASVKLESSAAAFSEYNDDASVEKGFSRKSRFVPGACHLQLSSPTDVLLSSEEKANSFHPQEGRCTDKETAQTQEMKEVSSEKDTLLLPPFCQFQLPSSSDADNCQNSVPLADQIPLEDVIINEDIPVSGNTSDLLGNKSIVLDMANDCLSLQATIEESVKDNDASTTEAEYKNHSPDMLAPLNSEEDNITLHKKMDLYKRPCEPFVPVLNKDGSTVLQWPSEMLIYTTTQPSISYSCNPLCFDFKSTKLNNNLDKNKLPLNDLSSHQKGEDICKRPVFDCKDTSVTGLTDHEIGGSRNGYTQVTPLLADDTLSNSCDSGKNESMSQRYKNISCRIRKTKKYTFTKNQIKQDVLGGKYNKIRLKDTNELWFHKSGRKKKRRKLCHHNYGKKTKESEAYFKMERENSYTDKTRKNLLETISEKQYLATEQLLDSQQLPDKRPKSASIYLSENEELCKTQNTEYNNNKNIISSKNHCKKSSVVLNGQSNSTMIRSVKHNLTYSRTYCSWKAKTSSCSQDHRCLVLQNEMKCMSQNQAVKRGYNSLINESERCHQKRRQHSYSYSSDESLDQQNYLPEEFLRPPHVSAPCKPKRKWRRKSRFHTSFEALELKEKTDYPRKGNSFLHHPDEIISEDRKEEIKPQETANVKRNSEQMDQVENKLSLPASSPLPSETSGETEQVVMETTSGELSEISNEPTTSVYIASAPTKEEMDSTLLEHKERSENTNINEKQIPFKMPSIERNFRQSQPKSYLCHYELAEALPQGKMNEASTEWLCFNSGILNAQPPLPFKEAHVSGHTFVTTEQILAPLALPEQALLIPIENHDKFKNLPCEVYQHIIPPSMLANKVKFTFPPAALPPPSTPLQPLPLQQPLCSTSVTAIHHTVLQQHAAAAAAAAAAAAAGTFKVLQPHQPFLSQVPALTRTSLPQISVGPVGPRLCPGNQPTFVASPQMPIIPASVLHPSHLAFSPLPHALFPSLLSPHPSVIPLQPLF, encoded by the exons agACTCAAAGAACTAAAGCAAAGGGAATTTGCTCGAAATGTAGCATCTAAATCcaggaaagatgaaagaaaacaggaaaaggcaCTCCAACGCCTGCACAAGCTGGCCGAGCTAAGAAAGGAAACTGTATG tgCTCCTGGAAGTGGTCCTATGTTCAAGTCAACAACTGTTACTGTGAGAGAAAATTGTAATGAAATTTCCCAAAGAGTTGTTGTGGATTCAGTTAATAACCAGGAAGATTTCAAATGTACTTTGATTCATAGCCAAGAGAATGCTAAAGGTGTTACCACTGTTGCTACAGATCCAGAAAGCGTGAAAAGTTATACGGCCAAAAAGAGCCAACTTGGAGATCAAGCCCAGGGGATTCACAGACATAAAATTggcttttcttttgcatttccaaaGAAAGCATCCGTGAAGCTGGAGTCCTCAGCTGCAGCCTTCTCTGAATACAATGATGATGCCTCTGTGGAAAAAGGATTTAGCAGAAAAAGTAGATTTGTCCCCGGTGCTTGTCATCTTCAACTCTCTTCACCAACAGATGTGCTTTTGAGTTCTGAGGAGAAAGCTAATTCTTTTCATCCACAAGAAGGAAGGTGCACTGACAAAGAAACTGCTCAAACTCAAGAGATGAAAGAAGTTTCTAGTGAAAAAGATACATTACTATTACCTCCATTTTGCCAGTTTCAACTCCCTTCATCATCTGATGCAGATAATTGTCAAAATTCAGTCCCTTTAGCAGATCAAATTCCACTGGAAGATGTTATTATTAACGAAGACATACCTGTAAGTGGTAACACTTCTGACTTGCTAGGAAATAAATCCATAGTTCTTGATATGGCTAATGACTGCTTGTCTTTGCAAGCTACCATAGAAGAAAGTGTTAAGGACAATGATGCATCCACGACTGAAGCTGAATATAAAAATCACAGCCCTGACATGTTGGCCCCTTTAAATTCTGAAGAGGATAATATAACCCTACATAAAAAAATGGATTTATATAAAAGACCATGTGAGCCATTTGTACCCGTACTTAACAAAGATGGATCCACAGTTCTTCAGTGGCCATCAGAAATGCTGATTTACACAACTACTCAACCATCAATTTCCTATAGCTGTAATCCTCTCTGTTTTGACTTTAAGTCCACTAAATTAAACAACAATCTAGATAAAAATAAGCTGCCCTTAAATGATCTTTCTTCTCATCAGaagggagaagacatttgcaagaGACCAGTTTTTGATTGCAAGGACACATCTGTGACAGGACTTACTGATCATGAAATTGGAGGTAGCAGAAATGGATATACCCAAGTCACTCCTCTTTTGGCTGATGATACGCTCTCCAATAGCTGTGATTCCGGAAAAAATGAGAGTATGAGTCAGaggtataaaaatatttcctgtaggatcagaaaaacaaaaaaatatacttttactaAAAATCAGATAAAACAGGATGTTCTTGGTGGCAAATACAACAAAATAAGATTGAAAGATACTAACGAACTCTGGTTCCataaaagtggaagaaagaaaaaaagaagaaagttatgTCACCATAATTatggaaagaaaaccaaagaatcAGAAGCGTATttcaaaatggaaagagaaaatagttACACTGATAAAACTAGGAAAAATCTACTGGAAACAATTTCAGAAAAACAGTATTTAGCTACAGAGCAATTATTAGACTCACAGCAATTACCTGATAAAAGGCCCAAATCAGCATCCATATACTTAAGTGAAAATGAAGAATTGTGTAAAACCCAGAACActgaatacaataataataagaaTATTATCAGTTCTAAAAACCACTGTAAAAAGAGCTCGGTTGTTTTAAATGGACAATCCAATTCAACAATGATACGTTCTGTGAAACATAATTTAACATACTCCAGAACTTACTGTAGTTGGAAAGCCAAAACGTCCAGCTGTAGTCAAGATCACAGATGCCTAGttcttcaaaatgaaatgaaatgcatGAGTCAGAACCAGGCAGTTAAAAGAGGTTATAATTCTCTCATTAATGAATCAGAAAGATGCCATCAAAAACGTAGACAACATTCATATTCTTATTCTTCAGATGAAAGTTTAGATCAACAGAATTATCTACCAGAAGAATTTTTGAGGCCACCCCATGTTTCTGCTCCTTGTAAACCTAAAAGGAAATGGAGGAGAAAAAGTAGATTCCACACCAGTTTTGAAGCTTTGGAACTCAAAGAGAAGACAGATTATCCCAGGAAAGGTAATTCTTTCTTACATCACCCAGATGAAATAATAAGTgaagacagaaaagaggaaataaaaccacAAGAAACTGCAAATGTCAAAAGGAACTCAGAACAAATGGACCAAGTAGAAAATAAACTGTCTTTGCCCGCTAGCAGTCCCCTTCCTTCTGAAACCAGTGGTGAAACTGAGCAGGTCGTAATGGAGACCACTTCTGGTGAACTGTCAGAGATTTCAAATGAACCCACCACTTCAGTCTACATAGCTAGTGCcccaacaaaagaagaaatggacagtACCTTGCTTGAACACAAAGAAAGAAGTGAGAATACAAATATTAATGAGAAGCAAATTCCTTTCAAGATGCCTAGTATTGAAAGGAACTTTAGACAGTCACAACCTAAATCATACCTTTGTCATTATGAACTGGCTGAGGCCCTTCCACAAGGAAAGATGAATGAGGCGTCAACTGAGTGGCTGTGTTTTAATTCAGGAATCCTTAATGCACAACCACCATTACCATTCAAAGAAGCACATGTCAGTGGCCATACCTTTGTAACAACGGAGCAGATCCTGGCTCCGTTAGCTTTACCAGAACAAGCATTATTGATTCCAATAGAAAACCATGACAAGTTCAAAAATCTACCATGTGAAGTCTACCAGCACATCATTCCGCCGAGCATGCTGGCCAACAAGGTCAAATTCACTTTTCCTCCagctgccctcccaccccctagCACACCTCTGCAGCCTTTGCCTTTGCAGCAGCCCTTGTGTTCTACCTCTGTAACCGCTAtccaccatactgttttgcagcAGCATGCAGCAGCTGCTGCAGCcgcagcagcagctgcagctgcaGGAACCTTTAAAGTGCTTCAACCACACCAACCGTTTCTGTCCCAAGTCCCAGCTCTCACCAGAACATCGTTACCTCAGATCTCAGTAGGACCAGTAGGACCAAGGCTTTGTCCTGGGAATCAGCCAACTTTTGTTGCTTCTCCTCAGATGCCAATCATTCCAGCTTCAGTTCTTCATCCTAGCCATCTGGCTTTCTCACCTTTACCCCATGCACTCTTTCCTTCACTGCTGTCCCCCCACCCATCGGTCATCCCGCTGCAGCCCCTCTTCTAG